From a region of the Stenotrophomonas sp. BIO128-Bstrain genome:
- a CDS encoding GIY-YIG nuclease family protein — protein MTQHHNLGRSEKYHALPRTLYALLFDDGGCYVGQSSNPQQREKQHRSPKGGWHRPFRFHALEVVTATRAEAEVYEQAWRVRASREGWRIYAKPPGIVVNPHRRATAHVRGLAHQRRWQLGTPVKAPSERVGWWPWAAVVISVLALARCVTG, from the coding sequence ATGACCCAGCACCACAACCTGGGACGCAGCGAGAAGTATCACGCCCTGCCCCGCACCCTTTACGCCCTGTTGTTCGACGACGGGGGATGCTACGTTGGCCAAAGCTCGAACCCGCAGCAGCGGGAGAAGCAGCACCGCTCCCCCAAAGGCGGCTGGCACCGTCCCTTCCGGTTCCATGCGCTGGAAGTGGTGACCGCCACCAGGGCGGAAGCCGAAGTGTATGAGCAGGCGTGGCGGGTGAGGGCCTCCCGGGAGGGGTGGCGCATCTACGCCAAGCCACCGGGGATCGTGGTCAACCCCCACCGGCGGGCCACGGCCCACGTGCGCGGGTTGGCCCACCAACGGCGGTGGCAGCTGGGAACACCGGTGAAAGCCCCCTCCGAACGCGTGGGGTGGTGGCCATGGGCAGCGGTGGTGATCAGCGTGTTGGCGCTGGCCCGATGCGTCACCGGGTAA
- the mobF gene encoding MobF family relaxase, whose product MINCTRIDARGHNKRNGNMFDYMLATERLSIDSAVAYYAGSGPDPRQTLNWGGKLAAELDLEDQPVTRRVMELLGKGFSPTGRPLCKNAGEEPQLVIKTDRMGNVRLDDDGKPMEKWEGGHRVGFDLTISAPGDVSVAFALADDREKLAILEAHRQACSVAMRYIESKVETRRGQGGVDVIGTAGLVWTAADHVSNRNVEPDLHTHHLVYGISMGEDGQWGTFDAIEIYRHRHAADHLYKVELYAAMKALGYGIQREREVDVMGRETGQILTTIAGIDRELVLQTKTRRQEILDYVKEHPNASHDEACKATRKKKEEPPFEQVVKDWQQTFANIAKEHPELVPTTQSLKQTKGQHLDPHTFDEVLQRMHENEAMFCEHDLVRELGMEFAGQKNSEEILRMVNEFTEQDDLVRVKAEYLHEDDRGVRLARKHREDRFCATWMVEWEAEIIRRSKERENETDLKLFRSTVDRVIAAYEKRKGFTLTEEQNAAIGHLTHGTAGVGVMSGLAGTGKTTVAEVYKQCFEAEGKQLMGLAVSGKAAAKLEEESGMPCMSVAKFFSQLRQGKAALTKNVVVVLDEAGMIATGDTLKLMTYCQGVGAKLILQGDSDQLQPIAAGNGFELAKMALGDTKLTEIRRQKNAGDLITANSFYERDQ is encoded by the coding sequence GTGATCAATTGCACCCGCATCGATGCCCGCGGCCACAACAAGCGCAACGGCAACATGTTCGACTACATGCTGGCCACCGAGCGCCTGTCCATCGATAGCGCCGTGGCTTACTACGCCGGCAGCGGTCCTGATCCGCGGCAGACGCTCAATTGGGGCGGCAAGCTCGCCGCCGAACTCGACCTGGAAGATCAACCGGTCACCCGAAGGGTGATGGAGTTGCTGGGCAAGGGCTTTTCACCCACCGGAAGGCCGTTGTGCAAAAACGCGGGAGAGGAGCCCCAATTGGTCATCAAGACGGATCGCATGGGCAACGTGCGACTGGACGACGATGGCAAGCCAATGGAGAAGTGGGAGGGCGGCCATCGGGTCGGGTTTGATCTGACCATCTCCGCCCCGGGGGACGTGAGCGTGGCGTTTGCGCTGGCGGATGATCGCGAGAAGCTGGCCATCCTGGAGGCCCACCGCCAGGCCTGCTCCGTGGCCATGCGCTACATCGAAAGCAAAGTGGAGACCCGGCGCGGACAAGGAGGCGTAGACGTTATAGGCACGGCGGGATTGGTATGGACAGCCGCCGATCATGTCAGCAACCGGAACGTGGAACCCGACCTGCACACCCATCACCTGGTCTACGGGATCTCGATGGGCGAGGACGGTCAGTGGGGCACGTTCGATGCCATCGAGATCTACCGCCACCGTCACGCCGCGGATCACCTTTACAAAGTGGAGCTCTACGCCGCGATGAAAGCGCTGGGCTATGGGATTCAGCGGGAGCGCGAGGTGGACGTGATGGGGCGCGAGACCGGCCAGATTCTCACGACGATTGCCGGCATCGACCGGGAGCTGGTGCTTCAGACGAAGACCCGCCGCCAAGAAATCCTGGACTACGTCAAGGAACACCCCAACGCCAGCCACGACGAGGCCTGCAAGGCCACCCGCAAAAAAAAGGAAGAACCGCCCTTCGAGCAGGTGGTCAAGGACTGGCAGCAAACCTTCGCCAACATCGCTAAAGAGCACCCGGAGCTGGTTCCCACCACCCAGTCGCTCAAGCAGACGAAAGGCCAACACCTGGACCCGCATACGTTTGACGAGGTTTTGCAGCGCATGCACGAAAACGAGGCGATGTTCTGCGAGCATGACCTGGTCCGGGAGTTGGGGATGGAGTTCGCAGGACAAAAAAATTCAGAAGAAATCCTCAGGATGGTGAATGAGTTCACCGAGCAGGACGATCTGGTGCGCGTGAAAGCCGAATACCTCCACGAAGACGACCGGGGCGTTCGGTTGGCGCGCAAGCACCGGGAGGATCGCTTCTGCGCCACCTGGATGGTCGAATGGGAGGCCGAGATCATCCGCCGCTCGAAGGAGCGGGAGAACGAGACGGATCTCAAGCTGTTCCGCTCCACAGTAGACCGGGTGATCGCCGCGTATGAGAAGCGAAAGGGGTTCACCCTCACAGAGGAGCAGAACGCCGCCATCGGTCACCTCACCCACGGCACGGCCGGCGTGGGGGTCATGTCGGGGTTGGCCGGCACCGGCAAGACCACCGTGGCCGAGGTTTACAAGCAGTGCTTCGAAGCCGAAGGAAAGCAGTTGATGGGCTTGGCCGTGTCGGGTAAAGCCGCGGCCAAGCTGGAAGAAGAGTCCGGCATGCCCTGCATGTCGGTTGCAAAGTTCTTTTCCCAGCTCCGGCAGGGCAAGGCTGCACTGACGAAGAACGTTGTGGTGGTGCTCGATGAAGCCGGGATGATTGCCACCGGCGATACCTTGAAGTTGATGACCTACTGCCAAGGGGTGGGCGCCAAGCTGATCTTGCAAGGGGACAGTGACCAGCTTCAGCCCATCGCCGCGGGCAACGGCTTTGAACTGGCGAAGATGGCCCTAGGCGACACGAAGCTGACCGAGATCCGCCGGCAGAAGAACGCCGGTGACCTGATCACTGCCAACAGCTTCTACGAGCGGGACCAGTAG
- a CDS encoding helicase HerA-like domain-containing protein codes for MSKPKPFDALGDVPGSVAPSQPVRYWHRAVLACAFVFGLVYVGSMGVAWLIPNPDGSLIRFADAVKGGLVTAYHFLTVGISARAPAREFIELVAYHHPVATWTRIGASLLLAAGLGLRMFLKAAEPVSNTWHLAGPRLLEGKEAVDEARRRSVTPKDAEADPFALSLHPDLLLPKKHWARHVLITGSVGSGKSVILKHILEQLTRKRDAKLFLYDIKGDFTSIFKRPIIVSPFDARSHVWDVAADVRTPTQAAAFAASLIPEGDGNAKFWSMAAQDLLIGCVRELQNTRPGQWGWPDLAALVRRPAAEMAAGMRPHYPRGAALVRDPESQTTSSVLSSLGGFTRLIDDLATAWPKVGKRRFSMTEWIRDDYTGRKQVIVQSGPDPTLTKAYIAAMINVAVPDLIGPGLPDNEGGRGLYFVFDELTSAGRLNIDPLLALGRSKGVVAIMAVQDHSQIELVYGDKTAQAFSSLVGTHVVCQVQMGATRDKLASQLGKRRIAWRGHEDKAQIHEESRALVSSGELTDRLGFRKGNRYGSEKWGIEAIVQMGGDVLLLTWPGRSHPTVREGQVAAAWTTKPAGVVGEAELPPLTGDALAFPTTAEGIDTVQRVLTMTPEEIDALFKR; via the coding sequence ATGAGCAAACCCAAGCCCTTTGATGCCCTGGGCGACGTGCCCGGCAGCGTTGCGCCTTCCCAGCCGGTCCGATACTGGCACCGCGCCGTTCTTGCCTGTGCATTCGTCTTTGGCTTGGTCTACGTGGGGAGCATGGGCGTTGCCTGGCTCATCCCGAATCCCGATGGCTCGCTCATCCGTTTCGCCGATGCCGTGAAAGGCGGTCTGGTCACCGCCTATCACTTCCTGACCGTCGGCATCTCGGCTCGCGCTCCGGCACGGGAGTTCATCGAACTGGTGGCCTATCACCACCCAGTGGCGACGTGGACCCGCATCGGGGCGTCGCTTCTGCTGGCGGCGGGCCTTGGCCTTCGCATGTTCCTCAAGGCAGCTGAGCCAGTGAGCAACACCTGGCACCTGGCCGGACCGCGGCTATTGGAAGGAAAGGAGGCCGTGGACGAAGCCCGGCGCCGCTCGGTAACTCCTAAAGACGCCGAGGCGGATCCCTTCGCCCTGTCCCTCCATCCGGATCTGTTGTTGCCAAAAAAGCATTGGGCGCGCCATGTCCTGATCACCGGCTCGGTGGGTTCGGGCAAGAGCGTCATCCTCAAGCACATCCTGGAACAACTGACGCGAAAGAGGGACGCAAAGCTGTTCCTTTACGACATCAAGGGTGATTTCACGTCGATTTTCAAAAGGCCCATCATCGTGTCGCCCTTCGATGCGCGCTCCCACGTGTGGGACGTCGCCGCCGACGTGCGGACCCCGACCCAGGCGGCGGCGTTCGCCGCCTCTCTCATCCCAGAGGGCGACGGGAACGCCAAATTTTGGAGCATGGCCGCCCAGGACCTGTTGATCGGGTGCGTGCGCGAACTCCAGAACACCCGGCCTGGCCAGTGGGGGTGGCCCGATCTGGCGGCCTTGGTGCGCCGCCCGGCTGCAGAGATGGCCGCAGGCATGCGCCCGCATTACCCCCGCGGCGCCGCACTGGTGCGTGATCCGGAGAGCCAAACCACGTCCAGCGTGCTGTCTTCCCTCGGGGGCTTCACCCGCCTCATCGACGACCTGGCCACCGCATGGCCCAAGGTTGGCAAGCGCCGTTTCTCGATGACCGAGTGGATACGGGACGACTACACCGGGCGCAAGCAGGTCATCGTTCAATCCGGACCCGACCCAACCCTGACGAAGGCCTACATCGCCGCCATGATCAACGTGGCCGTGCCAGATCTCATTGGGCCAGGTTTGCCGGACAACGAGGGCGGGCGTGGGCTCTACTTCGTGTTCGACGAGCTGACCAGCGCCGGGCGCTTGAACATCGATCCCTTGTTGGCGTTGGGACGCAGCAAAGGCGTGGTGGCCATCATGGCGGTCCAGGATCACTCCCAGATTGAGTTGGTTTATGGGGACAAGACCGCCCAGGCCTTCTCATCGCTGGTGGGCACCCACGTGGTGTGCCAAGTGCAGATGGGGGCGACCCGGGACAAGCTGGCCAGCCAGCTCGGCAAGCGGAGAATCGCCTGGCGTGGGCACGAAGACAAGGCCCAGATTCACGAAGAGAGCCGCGCGTTGGTTTCCAGCGGTGAGCTCACCGACCGGTTGGGTTTCCGCAAAGGCAATCGCTACGGTTCCGAGAAGTGGGGCATCGAGGCGATCGTCCAAATGGGCGGGGACGTGCTGTTGCTGACGTGGCCCGGCAGGAGCCATCCAACGGTTCGCGAAGGGCAGGTGGCCGCCGCGTGGACCACCAAGCCGGCCGGTGTGGTGGGAGAAGCTGAATTGCCCCCTTTGACCGGTGACGCGTTGGCCTTCCCAACCACCGCAGAAGGCATCGACACGGTCCAGCGGGTGCTGACCATGACACCCGAGGAAATCGACGCGCTTTTCAAGCGGTGA
- a CDS encoding ankyrin repeat domain-containing protein, with amino-acid sequence MEMDTQESLLRLLRPLDLQRAEALAAALAREAGASKGLHDSQVLARAHALSVAPVEGRLGGLVWQVRQREHDDVPQVDLRWGLHRLGFDAPTRASTRDLVRAYGRRLADRDEPMVYSTLAERVAGLSMAEHVSLFQGMAMAVEEARARKSDANRLRENAPWQGWLVGASRAGHEAALLACIGMGADARLPDVSGNTPLHHAARFGHASLVTPLVEAGSDVAALNAHGWAPLHLAALHKHARACLHLMAHGANPEQPGWRGRTPTRMHRHEQTQAL; translated from the coding sequence ATGGAGATGGACACTCAAGAATCCCTGTTGCGCCTTTTGCGTCCCCTGGACCTCCAACGAGCGGAGGCCTTGGCGGCCGCGCTCGCTCGCGAAGCCGGCGCATCCAAAGGCCTTCACGATTCGCAAGTGTTGGCGCGCGCCCACGCCCTGAGCGTTGCCCCTGTTGAGGGTCGGTTGGGCGGTCTGGTTTGGCAGGTGCGCCAGCGGGAGCACGATGATGTGCCCCAAGTGGACCTGCGCTGGGGCTTGCATCGCCTGGGGTTCGACGCGCCCACGCGGGCCTCCACCCGGGACCTGGTGCGTGCTTACGGGAGGCGCTTGGCAGACCGTGACGAGCCGATGGTATACAGCACCTTGGCAGAGAGGGTGGCTGGGTTGTCCATGGCAGAGCACGTCTCGCTCTTCCAAGGCATGGCGATGGCGGTGGAGGAAGCGCGGGCACGGAAGTCCGATGCAAACCGGTTGCGGGAGAACGCACCGTGGCAGGGCTGGCTCGTGGGGGCGTCCCGGGCGGGCCACGAAGCAGCACTGCTGGCCTGCATCGGCATGGGCGCGGACGCCCGGTTGCCCGATGTGAGCGGCAACACGCCCCTGCACCACGCGGCCCGGTTTGGTCACGCCTCGCTGGTCACGCCTCTGGTTGAAGCGGGCTCCGACGTGGCGGCCCTCAACGCCCACGGGTGGGCACCGCTCCACCTTGCCGCCCTTCACAAGCACGCCCGGGCCTGCCTCCACCTGATGGCCCACGGCGCCAATCCAGAGCAGCCAGGGTGGCGAGGGCGGACCCCGACGCGCATGCACCGACATGAGCAAACCCAAGCCCTTTGA
- a CDS encoding TraM recognition domain-containing protein, translating to MAAISLFNVLDWTSGLGRKFRRKSGEPSNVKEEIIVKSAEEYENLVGRFDVTDRVRSRELDVPEADRDFALECGAVWDEKAQVFKVPDGRSEDEFQEWWPKVPEDLRDTQSRIITTKLGRRAEGFLQGNDMGQGGDSLATPLMYLAFPVIGVLATFLVSLIGWAGWAALLLTIPYFIALKQGEGMKEALKALVLLQWVPMALQFVVGDSDGSTEVAMQAGGMAVYAQMAKTYLWWAFGLVGILFVVCFVSAASHPHRGVIGGTAARFIQAMKWVGLIFATLVVAKVLPFGLGEAAPYVLACMYAMQYAEGNFVQNAARLYLQNNDNNLATQGALINAHVKAREQQAEAALRDKTPLITIGRATGHLSDKGYGYSPDLGTVMMFSWRDCQQGLLVFGAIGSGKSFAALRPIARRFRRAALAMACVAPGHADARDRLKQQKLAGGGALIADGKDGAIISDLEGLFDIVVKPGMRVAPYEGLAPDQIVRALRGAAGGRVDEKSKLWTDGGDAFLYHTGIILRALVDHEMAYRSWCSAKLEGLERAQLDAELELVKQRKLGEDVAETEALIERIAEQIAIHRIPVSDDRQWHYTPFHHIKLLSIVEHVIPASPAPRANPRLMEVVKYLGLEEADTSHDEEGRLAYAAYLQQHRLRQDNAPETIHPDLFRPMSQLQSSLNWALKEVPDMHPEQRQSFTLNSRGLLEKLLRGEKLRDSKTDMPWHSIEKGEVDVSDALYGAMVGLFLPPTQFGEAGEMMMRLLKQRVMNGIKARGAFGDKWREALPGQTEVMLMMDEAHLLLTADDINLFSVSRSLGLMPVLATQGFESLVNAFGSVNEADLMANTMQSVIALKCSHNTHEYLEKRFGQATLTTFKQRTRGIDYQGGMNNWRHSVLNDPDHAYASAYDKMRMEGAGRLTASRIDAVTGRRWRIGSEDTLGQDEIARDIDMPTGGKREVQPLFLQEEYSALLEPRGHAIVALNRAGIKRIDLAELLPDAD from the coding sequence ATGGCAGCAATCAGTTTGTTCAACGTGCTTGACTGGACGAGCGGCCTGGGGCGCAAGTTCCGCCGGAAGAGCGGCGAGCCTTCGAACGTGAAGGAAGAAATCATCGTCAAATCCGCCGAGGAGTATGAAAACCTGGTGGGGCGCTTTGACGTGACTGATCGCGTCCGTAGTCGAGAGCTCGATGTGCCAGAGGCTGACCGGGATTTCGCGCTGGAGTGCGGCGCCGTCTGGGACGAGAAAGCCCAGGTGTTCAAGGTGCCCGACGGACGCAGCGAGGACGAATTCCAGGAGTGGTGGCCCAAGGTTCCGGAAGATTTGCGGGACACCCAATCGCGGATCATCACGACGAAGCTTGGACGGCGTGCCGAGGGCTTCCTGCAGGGCAACGACATGGGGCAGGGCGGCGACAGCCTGGCCACTCCCTTGATGTATCTCGCCTTCCCCGTGATCGGCGTTCTGGCAACCTTCCTGGTGAGCCTCATCGGCTGGGCAGGCTGGGCCGCTCTACTGCTGACCATTCCATACTTCATCGCCCTCAAGCAAGGCGAGGGCATGAAGGAGGCCCTGAAAGCCCTGGTGCTGCTGCAATGGGTTCCGATGGCGCTTCAGTTCGTGGTCGGCGACAGCGATGGCAGCACCGAGGTGGCAATGCAAGCCGGCGGCATGGCTGTGTATGCCCAGATGGCTAAGACCTACCTGTGGTGGGCCTTTGGCTTGGTGGGCATCCTGTTTGTGGTTTGCTTTGTGTCGGCGGCCTCGCACCCGCACCGGGGCGTCATTGGCGGGACAGCCGCGCGCTTCATTCAAGCGATGAAGTGGGTGGGGCTCATCTTTGCCACACTGGTGGTCGCCAAGGTCCTGCCATTTGGCTTGGGCGAGGCGGCGCCTTACGTGCTGGCATGCATGTATGCGATGCAATACGCCGAAGGCAACTTTGTCCAAAACGCCGCCCGGCTTTACCTGCAGAACAACGACAACAACCTGGCCACCCAGGGGGCGCTGATCAACGCGCACGTCAAGGCGCGTGAACAGCAAGCTGAGGCGGCACTGCGGGACAAGACCCCGCTGATCACCATTGGGCGCGCCACGGGACACCTTTCCGACAAGGGCTATGGCTACTCGCCCGACCTGGGCACCGTGATGATGTTCTCGTGGAGGGATTGTCAGCAGGGCCTGCTCGTATTTGGAGCCATTGGATCTGGCAAATCCTTCGCTGCGCTGAGACCCATCGCTCGTCGGTTCCGTAGAGCCGCGTTGGCGATGGCATGTGTGGCGCCAGGCCACGCAGATGCAAGGGATCGCTTGAAGCAGCAGAAGCTTGCCGGCGGTGGCGCGCTCATCGCCGACGGCAAAGACGGGGCGATCATCTCGGACTTGGAAGGATTGTTCGATATCGTCGTCAAACCCGGCATGCGGGTGGCGCCATACGAAGGGTTGGCGCCGGATCAGATCGTGCGGGCATTGCGCGGTGCAGCCGGTGGGCGAGTGGACGAGAAATCCAAGCTTTGGACGGACGGCGGTGACGCGTTTCTCTACCACACCGGCATCATCCTTCGTGCGCTCGTGGATCACGAGATGGCTTACAGGTCTTGGTGCTCGGCCAAGCTGGAAGGGCTGGAGCGTGCACAGTTGGATGCGGAGCTTGAGCTGGTCAAACAGCGCAAGCTGGGCGAGGACGTGGCCGAGACTGAGGCGTTGATCGAGCGGATCGCCGAGCAGATCGCCATCCATCGAATCCCGGTGAGCGATGACAGGCAATGGCATTACACGCCATTCCACCACATCAAGTTGTTGTCCATTGTGGAACACGTGATTCCCGCCAGCCCAGCGCCTCGTGCCAATCCGAGGCTGATGGAGGTGGTGAAATATTTGGGCCTGGAAGAGGCGGACACGAGCCATGACGAAGAGGGGCGGCTGGCCTATGCGGCTTACCTGCAGCAGCACCGCCTTCGTCAGGACAACGCTCCCGAAACCATCCACCCAGACCTCTTCCGTCCCATGTCTCAGCTGCAGAGCTCGCTGAACTGGGCGCTGAAGGAGGTTCCCGATATGCATCCGGAACAGAGGCAGTCGTTCACGCTCAACTCACGAGGGCTGCTGGAGAAGCTCTTGCGAGGCGAAAAGCTGCGTGACAGCAAAACGGACATGCCTTGGCATTCGATCGAGAAGGGCGAGGTGGACGTGTCCGATGCGCTCTATGGAGCCATGGTAGGCCTCTTCTTGCCGCCGACGCAGTTCGGTGAGGCAGGTGAAATGATGATGCGCCTGCTCAAGCAGCGGGTCATGAACGGAATCAAGGCGCGTGGTGCATTCGGCGACAAGTGGCGCGAAGCGTTGCCTGGGCAAACTGAAGTGATGTTGATGATGGACGAGGCCCACCTGCTGTTGACGGCCGATGACATCAACCTGTTCTCCGTTTCGCGCTCGCTGGGGTTGATGCCCGTGCTTGCAACGCAAGGGTTTGAAAGCTTGGTCAACGCCTTTGGTTCGGTCAACGAGGCGGATCTCATGGCCAATACGATGCAGTCGGTGATCGCGCTGAAGTGCTCGCACAACACCCACGAATACCTGGAAAAGCGGTTCGGACAGGCAACGTTGACCACGTTCAAACAGCGCACCCGGGGCATCGACTACCAAGGCGGCATGAACAATTGGCGCCACTCCGTGCTCAACGACCCGGACCATGCCTACGCGTCCGCCTACGACAAGATGCGCATGGAAGGGGCCGGGCGGTTGACGGCCTCGCGCATCGACGCCGTGACGGGCCGCCGCTGGCGGATTGGATCGGAGGACACGCTGGGCCAAGACGAGATCGCGCGCGACATTGACATGCCCACCGGGGGCAAGCGCGAGGTGCAGCCGCTCTTCCTGCAGGAAGAATACTCCGCCCTTCTTGAGCCCCGTGGTCACGCCATCGTGGCGCTGAACCGTGCCGGCATCAAGCGAATCGACTTGGCGGAGCTGCTGCCCGATGCGGATTGA
- a CDS encoding HNH endonuclease signature motif containing protein: MESEKERIAKWRAEKQRRRHEEKSQAATRTYRSLFAIDDDELTDPPELKEYLVRQNLAKGNLARRMSSGEVQLALNTWGLDELNQLWSMRREKLTYLEDAALLLTHIRHRSGIDPQLRPAAELLGYDAIQALLGVLEESGRLAVEQALPPAAEAVVAEGKRVEQVLRVIREGQAEFRKRLVAHYGAVCMVTGTALASVIDAAHIVPYNGAATNALSNGLLLRKDIHALFDAGLLTIGPDLVVYVSAGVDDPFYRSLDGKELSLDAPPKMSKEALRRRLAGNESSELEVASLPQ; the protein is encoded by the coding sequence ATGGAAAGCGAAAAGGAACGCATCGCCAAGTGGCGGGCGGAGAAACAACGACGACGCCACGAAGAGAAGAGCCAAGCCGCCACGCGGACCTACAGAAGCCTGTTTGCCATCGATGACGATGAGCTGACCGATCCGCCCGAGCTTAAGGAATACTTGGTCCGGCAGAACCTAGCCAAGGGCAACCTCGCCCGCCGGATGAGCAGCGGTGAGGTCCAGTTGGCGCTGAACACCTGGGGCTTGGACGAACTGAACCAGCTTTGGAGCATGCGCCGAGAGAAGCTCACTTACCTCGAAGACGCCGCCCTCCTGTTGACCCACATCCGACACCGATCCGGCATTGACCCACAGCTGCGCCCGGCGGCAGAGCTGCTTGGATACGACGCCATCCAAGCACTCCTGGGAGTGCTGGAAGAGAGCGGGCGGTTGGCAGTGGAACAGGCACTGCCCCCGGCGGCGGAAGCCGTCGTGGCCGAGGGCAAGCGGGTGGAACAAGTCCTTCGGGTGATCCGAGAGGGCCAAGCCGAGTTTCGTAAACGCCTAGTCGCTCACTACGGAGCCGTGTGCATGGTCACCGGGACCGCCTTGGCAAGCGTCATCGACGCCGCTCACATCGTCCCCTACAACGGGGCAGCCACCAATGCTTTGAGCAATGGCTTACTGCTACGGAAGGACATCCACGCGTTGTTCGATGCAGGCCTGTTAACCATCGGGCCGGACCTGGTCGTTTACGTCAGCGCGGGGGTGGACGATCCGTTCTACCGTTCGCTGGACGGAAAGGAGCTCTCGCTGGACGCTCCGCCCAAGATGTCCAAAGAGGCCCTGCGGCGGCGACTGGCGGGCAATGAATCGTCCGAACTGGAGGTTGCCAGCCTTCCCCAATGA
- a CDS encoding ParA family protein, with protein sequence MRLCNFSLKGGVGRTTLALNLAGCYARDPSLRVLVNDRDPQGGACAFASLSDETPFSVGRSRSPGFDVEITDTPPRLPDNEVIPEADLYLVPTLLDGASFLIFLRTVDVLEKKGKRYLPIANRANEKRAAHRRRLEHPKMSGAVLVRDRALFADCYEEGKTVFDANGRWARVAQEEIHALAVRVRDTLAAGAGRRAAA encoded by the coding sequence ATGCGACTGTGCAACTTCTCACTCAAGGGTGGCGTCGGCCGCACGACGCTGGCCCTGAATCTAGCCGGGTGCTATGCCCGTGACCCCAGCCTGCGTGTGTTGGTCAACGACCGGGACCCCCAAGGCGGAGCCTGTGCGTTTGCCTCACTGTCGGACGAAACACCGTTCAGTGTCGGGCGCTCGCGCTCCCCTGGCTTCGACGTGGAGATCACCGACACTCCACCACGCCTGCCGGACAACGAAGTGATCCCCGAGGCTGATCTCTACCTGGTGCCCACGTTGCTCGATGGGGCCAGCTTTCTCATCTTCCTGCGAACCGTGGATGTTCTTGAAAAGAAGGGAAAGCGTTACCTGCCCATCGCCAACCGGGCCAACGAGAAGCGGGCAGCCCATCGCCGCCGCCTGGAGCACCCCAAGATGTCGGGCGCCGTCCTGGTGCGGGACCGAGCGTTGTTTGCGGACTGCTACGAGGAGGGAAAGACCGTGTTCGACGCCAACGGCCGCTGGGCCCGGGTGGCCCAGGAGGAGATTCACGCCCTGGCTGTCCGGGTGCGCGATACCTTGGCCGCTGGTGCAGGCCGGAGGGCTGCGGCATGA